The sequence TTTTTTATGGATTTAATGCGGCTGTTTCACCGACTCCATGATGGAAGTGATCGTGAACTCTTCGTCGTTCTCGCCCTTCATCACCGACTCCCGTTTCACCTCACCGAACCCTTCCACAAAATAGCGCCTGTTGACGTAGTCATTCCCTTTTTCTTCTATTACGATGGCATGATCGAATTTTTGGTAGGGTGTATCGACGGAAGCATCCGTATCGACGACTGTCCAATGCTCAAAGGAAGCCCCTTTTTCAAATGGCTTCTGCAAATAGATTCCCTGCCGTTCCATCTGCTTGATCTCTGCGATGGACGGTGCATTGGATTCCGTATCGACATGCTCTTCATCCAATTTGATGATTTTGTCCTCTTCGACCTTGAACAGCTTCCGGATCAGAGAGCCGCCGTTGTCTTCATAGGTCATGACAATGTCTTCATATGGATGAAACACCTGCATGTCGATTTCGGCATACTCATTCCCGAGCCCTTTGTAATGCACTTTTGAGCCATCGGGAAGGAAATAGTCCATCATCGCGGGATTCTGGATATCGCCGTGTTCTTCATCACTGTCAGCTTTTGTCTTTTCGGGATCGCCGCTGCTGTCCGCCCGGTTCTCCTCACCGTCACCTGTACTGTCTTCGTCAAGCGGTGTCCGTTCTCCGCTATTGCCTGAATTATCGGGAGTGGTAACATCCTGACCGTTCAGTTTCGAGCAGGCGGGCGTGAGAAGAAGGGGGATGATCAGCAGCAGGAAACCTATCCATCGGTTCATTGCAATCCTCTCCTTTTTCTTTAGTATTTCCGGATTGCCCAAAATCATGTCCGTCAAAATAGAAAAACACAGGAGCCGCCGGATCATCCGGCGGCTCCTGTGTTTTTGATTTCAATCAGTTCCCTGCAGGCTGTGCTTCTTTCCATTCCAAGTACTCATCATAGCCCATCATCTTGTCGAAAATCGTTCCGTCGTCGTTGATTTCGATGACGCGATTCGCAATTGTCTGGATGAACTGATGGTCATGGGAGGTGAAGAGCATAGCACCCTTGTACGCGATCAGGCCGTTGTTAAGCGCTTGGATGGACTCGAGGTCCAAGTGATTCGTCGGCTCGTCGAGAAGAAGGACGTTTGCATTTGTGAGCATCATCTTGGACAGCATGCAGCGGACCTTTTCGCCACCCGAGAGGACGGACGGTTTCTTGTTCACTTCTTCGCCGGAGAACAGCATACGGCCGAGGAATCCGCGCAGGAACGTCTCGGTTTCATCTTCCGGTGAATAGGGACGGAGCCACTCGACAAGTGTCTTTTCATTCCCTTTGAAGAATTCGCTGTTGTCGATCGGGAAGTATGCACGCGACGTTGTAACACCCCATTTGACACTTCCAGCGTCCGCTTCCGCTTCTTCCGCGAGAATATCGAGGAGTGCCGTCTTCGCGAGCGGGTTGCCGATCAGGACGACTTTGTCTTCCTTGTTCAACGTGAACGATGCATCTTTCAGCAATTGGACGCCATCCTGGTTCTTGGACAGGTCACGGACCATCAGCACGTCGTTGCCGATTTCACGGCCAAGCTGGAAATTGACGTATGGATAGCGGCGAGACGAAGGCTTGATGTCGTCGAGCTGGATCTTGTCGAGAGTCTTCTTCCGCGAAGTCGCTTGTTTCGACTTTGAAGCGTTGGCGCTGAACCGTGCGATGAACGCTTGCAGTTCCTTCACTTTCTCTTCCTTTTTCTTGTTCTGTTCCTGGGACAATTTCAGCGCAAGCTGGCTTGACTCGTACCAGAAGTCATAGTTACCGGCATAGATCTGGATTTTGCTGAAGTCGAGGTCCGCGATATGCGTACACACTTTGTTCAGGAAGTGACGGTCGTGGGATACGACGATGACCGTGTTTTCGAATCCGATCAGGAATTCCTCCAGCCACTGGATCGCTTTCAGATCGAGGTGGTTGGTCGGCTCATCGAGAAGCAGCACGTCAGGTTTACCGAACAGGGCCTGTGCGAGGAGCACTTTCACTTTGTCCGAACCTGTCAGTTCAGCCATTTTCATCGAGTGCATACTTTCAGGAATACCGAGGCCCTGGAGAAGGATTGCTGCTTCCGATTCAGCTTCCCAGCCGTTCAGCTCGCCGAATTCGCCTTCGAGCTCAGCTGCACGCATGCCGTCCTCGTCGGAAAAGTCCTCTTTCATGTAAATGGCGTTTTTCTCTGTCATAATGTCATACAGGCGCTTATGACCCATGATGACGGTATCCAGTACGGCTTCGTCTTCATATTGGAAGTGGTCCTGTTTCAGGACTGCAAGACGATCGTCATTATTGAGGATGACATTGCCTGTCTGCGGCTCCAGTTCTCCTGAAAGGATTTTCAGGAATGTGGATTTGCCGGCACCGTTCGCACCGATCAGACCGTAACAGTTGCCGGGGTTGAACTGTATATTAACATCTTCGAAAAGTTTCCGGTCCCCGAACCGGAGACTGACATTACTCACTGCTAACATGATTGACCTCCTAAAATTCACACTTTGCCTATTATAGCATGAATACCGGCGCCTGGGGAACCATTCAAAGTGGCATAATCCCGCTGCCGGATTTACAATGGAAACAGCCGCGTAAACTGCGCAGTCAGCTGCTCTGCTGCTGTCTGCCGAGTGCACGCCGGTTCTGGTAGGCTGCAAGTGTGCCGAGCTCTTTATTGATGCAATATTCCATTTGTACATAATGTTTTCGTTCTGGCAGATAGGTCGGCTCAAGCCCCCTGATGGAGCGGATGAAATAATAGCCGTTGATCTGCCGGAAGATGACTACAGCGTCAGGAAACAAGTCGAATATACCTTTGATCTGATACTTGCGTGTATACGACCAATGTATGATTTTCATGTACGCCACCCTTTCACTGGAAATTATAACCGCAGTGAGGGGCAAACGCAAGTTCGGAGGAACCTGTGAGGGAAGGGACTGCCTATGGAAACCAATCAAATGACTATTAAGCAGATGTACTTGATGATTTTCGCCATTTTTGCAGTATCGCTCAATATGCGGCCGGCTGTCACATCGATCGGTCCGCTGCTCGATACGATTCGGGCCGATCTGGAACTTACGAACGCACAGGTCAGTCTGCTGACCGCCTTGCCGGTCGTCTGCATGGGGATTTTTGCATCGCTTGCGCCGGTGCTGAACCGCCGTATCGGACTGAATGCGACGATGGTGGCAATGGTGCTGCTGATCGGTGTCATGACGGCTGTCCGGGAATTCATCCCGACGTACTCTATGCTCGTCATTTCGTCCGTCGGGGCAGGTGTCGCCATCGCAGTGGCCGGTCCGCTGCTGTCCGCGATGATCAAACAGAACTTCCCGCATCGTGCGGGCGCGGTGATCGGCATCTATTCGTTCGGTCTCGGGACCGGCGCTACACTGAGTACAGGGTTATCCGCCTACTTCTATGAAGCGACGGGTTCGTATCCGTTTGCCCTCAGCATCTGGGCGGTGCTTGCGTTCATCGGTGTCGCTGCCTGGCTGTCTTCCGCGAATGACACGGTCATGGTGAGGCAGAACGCGAAGCAGAAGACAGTTGCCGCTGCAAGCCCGGGCCGCTCCCCATGGAAGACGGGGAAAGCCTGGCTGTTCCTGCTGTTCTTCGGACTCCAGTCGGCCGCGTTCTTTTCCGTCGTCATCTGGCTGGCACCGATCGCCGTCTCGAAAGGCATGACGCTCGTACAGGCGGGAACGCTCGTCAGCATGATGACGGCAGTGCAGATCGTCCTCAATATCTCGATTCCGCTGATGATGGAAAAGTACCCCGGCAGGAAGATGTGGCTGCTGTTCATCCTGTCCGTGGGTCTGATTGCTGTCGGGCTGTTTTATACAGGCTATATCCCGCTGCTCTGGGTCGGGGCTCTGCTGATGGGCATCCCGCTTGGCGGAATGTTTCCGATCGCACTCGTGCTTCCGCTGGACGAAACGGAGAGCGCTGCGGAAACCAATTCATGGACTGCAATGATGCAGACGGGAGGATATGTGATCGGCGGTCTGCTGCCGCTCGTCATCGGGGTCCTATATGATCTGACGGGAACCCATCAGGTGACCATCTCATTGTTTGCAGCGATGTTTGTCGGAATGATCATTCTCGCTGTGCTGATCGGCGACAGAGCAGAGACATGAACCCATTGGAAAAGGGGCGCCCGGTAATGGGGCGCCCCTTTGTTTTTTGTGTCTTGCTGATTATCGAATCGTCAATAGTGGATGATTGTTTTCGAAATGTGATGTGTCACAACGATCATTTGCCGCGGTCGTTGTCCAGCAGGTGTTTCCTAACATAAGCAACGCAAACCCTACCTACTTTTGCGTCCTTGCGGCCCTATAGCCGCGCCAGTGTGAATACGTATTATCGGTAAACATTCCGCAGAATGCCAGAATTCAAACAATCAACAAAACAATTGTTAACTTATAAAGTATACCAGCTGTTCACCCTCATGTCAACTGATGGTCTTTTTTGTTCTATTTACTTCCTCCTGACCTTACAGTAGAAAAAAGGGAGGAGAGAACTTGGAGATAGATGGCGTATTCTCAGGCGGCGGCATGAAAGGGCTCGCACTTGTCGGAGCCTGCAAAGTATTTGAAGAGAATGGGTACACGTTCAAAAATACGGTCGGTACGAGTGCAGGAGCAATCGTTGCCGCAATGATCGCTTCCGGCTACTCGGCCAGCGAGATGGAGGACGTCCTGATGGAACAGGACTTCCCGGCTCTGCTCGATGCCCGCAAGACTTGGTTTCCCGTGCCATTCCTTAAATGGATCCAGCTGTACTGGAAGATGGGGCTGTACAAAGGGGTAGCGCTGGAGAACTGGTTCAGTGACCTGCTTGCGGAAAAAGGGGTGTACACGTTTGCAGACCTGCCGGAAGGGTCGCTGAAAATCGTCGTGTCCGATTTGACGAACGGCAAGCTGGTCATCCTGCCAGATGATCTGGAAGAGTATGGACTCCGGCCGGACTTTTTCCCGGTGGCCCGTGCGCTGCGGATGAGTACCAGCATCCCTTTCTTTTTCGAGCCTGTCCCCCTCCATTCCTTGGCCGGCAATGCCGTCACTGTGGACGGAGGGGTGCTGAGCAACTTCCCGCTCTGGGTGTTCGGTGAAGCAGAAAAACCGCCCGCACGGCCAGTTGTCGGAATGAAGCTCACGTATGAAGCCGGACACAAAAAAGAAAAATCCATCCGGAACGGTCTCACCCTTTACGAAGCCCTCTTTTCGACGATGAAAGACGCACATGACCAAAAGCATATTCCAAAGCATCTGGAACAGGATGTGCTGTTCATTCCGACGGAGGGGATCTCCGCTGTACAGTTCGCCCTCTCTGATGAAGAGAAGCAGGAACTCCTCCAGTCGGGCACCCGATCTGCCGAGAAGTATCTGAAAACCGCCACGTTCACCGGCAGGCATCCTGTTCTGCGCCACAGACGGATGACTGGCTGATCAATCTCCAAAACCAATGCTAGTTCTTTCTTAACATGTGGCATAATAGTCGTGAGTATATATAACTATTCAAAACTAAAGGCGGTGTCCGGCTATGAAGCGATCGATCAAACAACTGTTACTCGGAATGGCACTCCTGTCCATCATACTTACACTCGCCAGCAGCCTGTATGCCGGATACCGGGCCGACCGGCAGACACTGAAAGACATCACCCTGGAGACCAATTCGGCATATGCCCAGAAACTTGCGAAGATTACAGAAGGCTATCTCCTGCGGACGGAACGGACGCTCGCATATTCGGCTTCGAGCCTGTCAAAGGCGGTCAGCTTTGAAAACACCGAATACTTGAACCGTGAAGCGGAACGGCTGGTGGTCCAGTCGGAATCCTTGAGCTCTGTCGTCATTACGGACGGCAGGGGCATCATCCGGGGGACATCGAAAGGTGTGGAAGGGCTGGTCGGTGAGCCTATGCAAGGGACGGATACAGTGAAATCACTGCATACTGGTCTGCCGGAGATCAGTGAGCCGTTCACTTCCAAAACGGGTCGTCTGATCGTTTTCATCAGCACCCCGATCCTTAACGCTGATGGGGAGATTGCCGGCATGGTCGGCGGCAGCATTTATCTATCGGAAGAGAATGTACTCTATAACCTGCTTGGTCAGCATTTCTATGAGGACGGTTCGTATGTATACGTCGTCGACAGCCGGGGGATGCTCATGTACCATGTGGATCCGAGCAGGGTAGGGGAATATGTTGACAATAACAAAGTCATCGAAGAACTCAAGCGGGGGAATGAAGGCAGTATGCAGCTTGTGAACAGCCGGGACCAGAAGATGCTTGCAGGATATGCTGTCATCCCGCTGACAGGCTGGGGTATCGTCTCCCAGCGGCCTGCCGAAAAAGCGCTTGCTCCTGCGAATCGGATGCTGTTGGAAATGATCGTCAAAACAATTCCGCTGCTTATCCTCTCTGCTCTGCTCATTCTATATATGGCGTCCAGAATCGCAAGACCTCTGGAACGCCTTGCGGGGTATGCGGCCGATCATAAGAATGGCACCGGTCCGCAGACTGTCGACAGCGGGGCCTGGTACCGTGAGGCGATCGAACTGGACAGGGCGCTCAATGACAGTTTCATGAATTACCGGGAACAAATGGACCATTTCATACTGGAGTCCTCGACAGATCCACTGACCGGCCTGTTCAACCGGAGGGCGCTGACTGAACAAACGCGCACCCTGACCGAGCAGAAAACGGGATTCTCGCTTATCATCCTGGATATCGACCGATTCAAACGGATCAACGACACATACGGTCACAGTGCCGGCGATGAGGTGCTGAAGTTCCTGGCCCGCAAGATGACGGAGCACACCGGGACAGCCGGCACCTGCTACCGGTATGGCGGCGAGGAGTTTGTCATCGTTCTGCCCGGCAGAACCAGCAGGGAAGCGGCCCGCTTTGCAGACCGGCTCCGGATCGATGTCTCTGCTGAGAACAGCCCTGTCGGTGAACCGATCACATTCTCCGCTGGGACAGCTCAGCTGCCGGAACATGCCATCCACTTTTTACGTCTGATTGAAATTGCTGATGAGTGCCTGTATTACGCCAAAGAAAATGGCCGTAACCGTGTCGTCGATGCAGAGGAATTCCAACCTACAGTGTAGGCACCCTTCCCGGAGACAGATAAAAGTGATAAACTATACAACAGCTTATAAAGAAACAGGTGTTGACTATGATTGGCAGAAACGATCCGTGCCCTTGCGGCAGCGGGAAAAAGTATAAGAAATGCTGTGAGACGAATGAACAGACGACCGTAGAAGCCGTGAAATCCGAAGAGATCGAGCGGACCCTGCAGGCGTTCTATGATGAATACCCGAAGAAAAAGGATTTCGGAGACTACCGGGAATTTGCACTCAACTGGAAACGGCCGCTCGCCTCTTCCTATAATGAAGAAATGATCGAAGCGATTGCGCTTGATGAATTCTTTTTCCATCACCGTCATGATATTTGGGCAGGCTTTGTTAAGAAACAGCTGAAGAAAGCGATCCGGCCTTCCATCATCCGGCTTCTGGAAAATTGGGGGACCCCCCTCACACTTCTTGGTCAGGTGAAGACATCGGACGCTGAGACGATCACTGTTATGGACCGACTGAGGGAGAAAGAGGTCCTGCTTCGGAAAGAAACAGGCAAGCCCATACCGGACGGGGTCCATCTCTGGTGCTTCACGCTGCCGGAAGACAAAGAAAACGGCCGTCTTCTGGCCGTCTCGACGCTGATCTTCTTCCCGGTTGATCAGCAGCCGGTGTTCGAAGCGTTTGTCAGCAGGTTCAGAGCTCAGTCTGAGGAACCGGAAGCCTTCATGGCAGCGCAGGCTGTTTCCTTATGGGAGGCGCTCGCCGAAAATGGCTATGAAGGGGAGGAGTTCACCCATTTCGAGCAGGGTGTCCTCAGCCGGTTGGCAGCGTTCCTGGAAGAGAACGGCCGGGACAGCGGCCAGCTGCTTGACCTTGTAGAGGATTACCTGGTCGAGGAGCAGCCGAACGCACGGAAAGATGCAGCCGTCGCGGCCGGAGCGATCCGTTATGGAATGGAAAGCGGTCTGATCGAGCCTCTCGATCTCACGGTAAAAGCGATTGCCGGTTCGTTCGAGGTTTCCCCATCGTCGCTGAACCGGTATTATACCGGTCTCTCAGAATACGCTGAACGGAAAAAGTGACATGAAAAGGCAGCGGACCGCAACTGAATTGCGGTCTGCTGCCTTTTTTTGTTTTCAGTGAAAGGATGGCTGCTTCGTTACCCCTTGGTGCCTGCGGCCGATTTCCCGAACGAGAATTCCCGCCAGTCTGAAATTTCATAGGTAGGTACAGCGTCAGTCTTATTTTCAAGCTTATCCGGATTGAACCAGCATGTATCGAGGCCGGCCTGATTTCCGCCCTTGATATCCGAAGTGAGGGAATCACCGGTCATCAGTACACGGGAAGTTTCGTCCGCTCCAAGACGTTCAAGTGCCTCACGGAAGATTTCCGGCCGCGGTTTCTGATAGCCTGCTTCTTCGGACGACAGAATGACCTTGAAGCGCTCGTTCAGCGGGGAACAGGCGATACGTGCAATCTGTGCCTTTACGAAACCGTTTGTCACGATAGCAAGCGGAGCATCGCCGAGCGAGTCGAGCATATCGACCACTCCGTCGATCAGGTGCGCCTCCTCTCCGAGCATCGCCAAGTATGTCTCCGAGAATTCATCGGCATCCAGCCGAATATCAAACCGCCGGAACAATTCCCGGAACCGGCTTACCTTCAGTTCGGCCATCGTCGTCCTGCCTTCTTCAAGCTCCCGCCAGAGAACGCTGCTGATCTTGCGGTATTCCGAACGGTATGCATCGAGTCCTTCCGCAAGTCCAGCTTCCGTGAATGCCCGTTTGAACGCATTGCGCTCACTTGTTTCAAATTCAAGCAGGGTATCATCCAAATCGAATAGAAATACATCGTAATCCATTTACTTCATCACCTGTCCATCTTCATGTTTTTCTGCAGTATATCATTGGGGGAACCGACGGACAACCCATCCGGAATACTGCATGAATTTTTAGAAAACCGATCTGAATCCCGTTTAGTATTTAATGCTGAAGGGAAAGAGGAATAGGGAAGCAAACTATGAGGAGGTCGAAGCGACTATGTCACTTAGTGAAGAACTTCAAACTCTGAAAGATTTCCATTGCGAGAACCGCTGTGTCCTCAGTGTCTATCTGAACACCAACCCGGCAGACCCTGATCAGCAGAAGGGTGCTTGGAAGATCCAGCTGAAGTCCGGCTTCAAGCGGCTGGAAGAATATCTGGCTGCGGCAGATGACAAAGCGGAAACAGAAGCATTCAAGAAAGCGAAAGACCGTGTCGTCAAGGAGATCGAGGACAACCGGAACGACTTGAAAAAAGGAGTCGTCATCTTTGCGTCAGCGGATCCTGAACTTTTTTCCGTCTATTACGTGCAAATTCCGATTGAAACGAACTTCTACTGGGAAGACCATCCCGTCATCGACGAACTTCATAATATGCTCAGCGCTTATCCGAACTCGGGAATCGTCATGCCGAGCTTCGGCAATGTCCGTTTCCTGGATACTGCAATGGGCTACGTCGGCGATGACTTCACCTATACATTCGACTCCGGACTCGACGTCTGGCGTGAACAGAAAGGGCTCAACCCTTCAGGAAGCCGCGGCACAGGCGGCAGCCACGTGGACGATCTGGATGATAGATTGAAAGAGAATCTCGAGCGGTTCTACAAATCACTTGCCGGTGACATCAGTAAGATGAAAAAAGAACGGCATTGGGATGAAGTCCACATCATCGGCGAAGCGGAATATGCGCAGGCGTTCGCAGCTGCCATGCAGAAGAAGCCGGACAGCATCCAGCACAAGAATCTCAATAATTCCGGCGCGGATAAGGTGCTCCATGAAGTGTTCGGCAAATAAAAAATTCAGCAGAGACCGTCCATGTATAAGGGCGGTCTTTTCGTCGAAAAATAATGACAAATCGCATTCATGGGGAATGTGTGGTAGGATACTAACAAAATGAGATAGGACGTGACTGTATTGATATCGATTACCATCCCTGAAATCACTGTAAAAATTGAACAGCGCCTGCAGAAACAGATGGCATCCGAAACACCGATCACCCCGGTGAACGGGTTCGTCGATCTGCATGAGATTCCACGCGACAAAGGCGGGATTATCCTGTTCTATAACAAACAGGACGAATTGCTGTTCGTCGGCAAAGCACGGAAACTGCGCCCGCGAGTGAAGAAACATCTGGAGGACAACGTGTCCCCGTTGAAACCTCACCGGGACGAAGTGAATAAGATCGGCGTCATCCTAGTTGAAGACCCGATGGAGCGCGAAATTTACGAAACGTACATCATCAATACCATGCGTGCGAAGTACAATACCGATAAAGTCTTTTTCGAATAATTTCCAAGGAGGCGTCAGCAGTGGACTTACGAATTGAGAAGATCACAGAGCAGATCAGCGAGATGATCGGCCTGCAAAACTGCCGTCTGCATAATACGTCGTTATTTGAACGGCCGTGTGCGTTCGGAGGCACGGACATCATAGTATCCTGCGACTGGTACCCGGCTGATACGGATGTTGAGGAGGAAGACGTGAACTTGCCGGATGGCGCAGTGTCCGTCGACTATTCCCTCCGCTTCGGACAGATCACACTGGCAGTTGCAGCCGGCGGCACGTCATGTGCAATGCCGCTCACTGCGGACAGCGACAAAACCGCTTTTTTCAAAAAGTGGGCTGAACAGCAGACCGGCTTGGAATTCGGACAGTCCCTGACGCTGACTGCTGCCGGTGAAGATGGGTACGAAGCAATCCTGACACACGGAGGGTTCCCTCTGGCAACCGAATCCCATATGAAGATCGAATGGGATGCGGACGGCCGCCTGCTGACAGCGATCATGCCCCTGCTCGCATCACAGGTGTTCGAGCCGGCTGTATTCGACTTGACGCTCGAAGATGTGGAGCCGCTCGTCCGGGAGCAGCTGACACTCGTCCGTCTGCCGATCGAGGAAGAAGAGCGGTTTGCGGATTATTATGCGATCGATGAAGTATATATCACACAGGACGGTCATGTGCTTCCGTATGATACGGAAGACCAGGGGGCATGCTTCCCGGCCGCCCTCCTGACTTGGACGGGGGAAGAAGAGATCAGCGATGTGCGGCACCCGGTCACTCCGTTCCGTTCCAATCTTGCTGCGGACGAGGCATTCCGGATTCTGGCTGAGCCGTCTGAAAACCTGAATAGTGCAGATCTCGAAGAAGCTGCCCGATCGGCTGCCCGTTTCCTGGGATCCGCAGTGTCGGATGGGTCAGGGGAATGGGAGCTGTACAAAGTGTACAGGCAGCCGGGGATCATCGAAGCCGAATGCCGCATGGTCGGCGGCATCAACGGGCCGCTGCGCAGAAAACTGAAACTGCTGATGGATGTCCATACATATGAAGTGCTGAATTACATGGATTCCTATGAAATGGCAAGATTGTTCGAAGGCTTCACCCAGCCGCTCGTCGCAACCGTCTCGCAGGAGAGTGCATTCGACGAGATGGTGCCGTTCATCACCATGGATCCGGTCTATGTCTATCACCAGGAAACGGAGCGGTATAAATTGTGCGGCTTCCTCGATTCCGAAGAGTGTGTCGACGCGGTGACAGGCGATCTGAAAAATCTAAACGACGTGTAAACTGCTGGTTTGCCTGAAACGAGGGTACGGAATGAAAGAACGGGAACAATGGACATCGAAAATCGGATTCATCTTAGCGGCGGCCGGGAGTGCAATCGGTCTCGGCGCAATATGGAAATTCCCTTACATGGCAGGCATGAATGGCGGGAGTGTGTTCGTGCTGCTGTTCATCCTCTGCACATTGGCGATTGGTCTGCCGATCCTCCTGGCTGAGTTTGTCATCGGCAGGCGCGGACAGGCGGACGCCGTCACATCGCTTGAACGGCTGTCGAGCAGCAGGAAGTGGAATTGGGCCGGCTGGATGGGTCTGGCCGCGTCGTTCATCATCCTGTCATTCTACAGTGTGGTCGGCGGCTGGATCCTGTCTTACCTGATCCGGTCCCTGACAGGCGGCTTGAGCAATGTCAGCTATGGACAGCTGTTCAACGGTATCATCGAAAATCCATTCGAGGTGCTGATCGCCCAGGCCGCTTTCCTCATGCTGACCATCTGGATCGTCCAGAGCGGCATCCGGGGCGGCGTCGAACGGGCCAGCCGGTGGATGATGCCGCTGCTGTTCATCTTCTTCGTCGTTCTCGGAATCCGGTCGCTGACGCTTGACGGTGCAATGGAAGGGCTGAAATTCCTGTTCGTGCCGGACTGGTCCTATTTGAACGGAAAGACCTTCCTGCTCGCGCTTGGCCAGGCGTTCTTCTCGCTCAGTGTCGGGGTCACCGCTATGATGACGTACGCATCCTATCTGAACAAAGAAGAGCGGCTCGGGCAGTCTGCCGTGAACGTTTCGGTACTTAACATCGTCATCTCCCTGCTCGCGGGAATCGTCATCTTTCCGGCCGTTTTCGCGCTCGGCCAATCGCCTGCGGAAGGCCCCGGGCTGATTTTCGTCATTCTGCCGGCCATCTTCAACGAAATTCCGTTCGGCGGCTTTTTCCTGCTCGTCTTCTTCATCCTTATGCTGTTTGCGACCCTGACCTCGGCAATTGCAATGCTTGAAATTGTCGTGTCGACGGGAATCCGAAGCAAAGTCGAACGGCGGGGCCGTGCTGCATGGCTGTTCGGCGGCCTGATCTTCATCGTCGGGATTCCGAGTGCCCTGTCATTCGGCCTGCTCCAGGACGTCCAGATCTTCGGCGGTTCAATCTTCGATTTTGCGGATCTGCTGACGAGCCGGATCGCGATGCCGCTTGGCGCTCTCGCCGTCTCTGTCTTTGCAGGTTTCGTGCTGAGCCAGCAGGATACTGCAGATGAACTGAAGATGAATCCGACACTGCATACAATTTGGAAAACGCTCGTCCGGTATATCGTGCCGGCAGCGATCGTCATCATTTTCGCGACATGGATTGTTGATCTACTATAAT comes from Sporosarcina trichiuri and encodes:
- a CDS encoding nucleotide excision repair endonuclease, with the protein product MASETPITPVNGFVDLHEIPRDKGGIILFYNKQDELLFVGKARKLRPRVKKHLEDNVSPLKPHRDEVNKIGVILVEDPMEREIYETYIINTMRAKYNTDKVFFE
- a CDS encoding sodium-dependent transporter, giving the protein MKEREQWTSKIGFILAAAGSAIGLGAIWKFPYMAGMNGGSVFVLLFILCTLAIGLPILLAEFVIGRRGQADAVTSLERLSSSRKWNWAGWMGLAASFIILSFYSVVGGWILSYLIRSLTGGLSNVSYGQLFNGIIENPFEVLIAQAAFLMLTIWIVQSGIRGGVERASRWMMPLLFIFFVVLGIRSLTLDGAMEGLKFLFVPDWSYLNGKTFLLALGQAFFSLSVGVTAMMTYASYLNKEERLGQSAVNVSVLNIVISLLAGIVIFPAVFALGQSPAEGPGLIFVILPAIFNEIPFGGFFLLVFFILMLFATLTSAIAMLEIVVSTGIRSKVERRGRAAWLFGGLIFIVGIPSALSFGLLQDVQIFGGSIFDFADLLTSRIAMPLGALAVSVFAGFVLSQQDTADELKMNPTLHTIWKTLVRYIVPAAIVIIFATWIVDLL